One segment of Thermococcus profundus DNA contains the following:
- the pdxT gene encoding pyridoxal 5'-phosphate synthase glutaminase subunit PdxT: protein MVKVGVIGLQGDVEEHIWAAKKALENLGVSGEVIWLKKPGQLEGISAIIIPGGESTTISRLMVKNGLFEPVKKLGEEGLPIMGTCAGLIMLSREVIGATPEQKFLGLLDVKTNRNAYGRQVDSFEAPIKLAFSDEPFTGVFIRAPRIVELLSEGVKPIAWLGDRVVGVEQDNIIGLEFHPELTDDTRVHEYFLKKAL from the coding sequence ATGGTCAAGGTAGGTGTCATTGGCCTCCAGGGCGACGTCGAAGAGCACATCTGGGCGGCCAAGAAGGCCCTTGAGAACCTCGGCGTTTCTGGGGAAGTCATCTGGCTCAAGAAGCCTGGACAGCTTGAGGGCATCTCCGCCATCATCATCCCTGGCGGCGAGAGCACTACAATCTCAAGGCTCATGGTGAAGAACGGCCTCTTTGAACCGGTCAAAAAGCTCGGTGAGGAAGGGCTTCCAATCATGGGCACCTGCGCCGGCCTTATAATGCTCTCAAGGGAGGTAATCGGCGCGACCCCGGAGCAGAAGTTCCTCGGACTCCTTGACGTTAAGACCAACAGGAACGCCTACGGCAGGCAGGTTGACAGCTTTGAGGCACCTATAAAGCTCGCCTTCAGCGACGAGCCCTTCACCGGCGTCTTTATCCGCGCTCCCAGGATAGTGGAACTCCTCAGCGAGGGGGTCAAGCCGATAGCTTGGCTCGGGGACAGGGTCGTTGGAGTGGAGCAGGACAACATCATCGGCCTTGAGTTCCACCCAGAGCTCACAGATGACACGAGGGTTCACGAGTACTTCCTGAAGAAGGCCCTGTGA
- the pdxS gene encoding pyridoxal 5'-phosphate synthase lyase subunit PdxS, translated as MGKLDIIQAKGTERLKRGFAKMVKGGVIMDVTNAEQARIAEEAGAVSVMALHRVPADIRKAGGVARMAPIEKIQEIMDAVTIPVMAKVRIGHVAEAKILEALGVDMIDESEVLTPSDPYFHIDKREFNVPFVCGNRNLGEAVRRIWEGAAMMRTKGEAGTGNIVEAVRHVRLLKDNIALLQRMTDEQVYGVAEKFAEPYLRLAFEVREISGLPKSVLENEPIYGHYTYRDIVEGLYKILLEIKKLGRLPVVNFAAGGVATPADAALMMQMGMDGVFVGSGIFKSSNPPKMARAIVEAVNHWDEPDVLVEISKEIGEPMHGQEIEELEVRLEERGV; from the coding sequence ATGGGAAAGCTCGATATTATTCAGGCTAAGGGCACCGAGAGGCTGAAGAGAGGATTCGCCAAGATGGTGAAGGGCGGCGTCATAATGGACGTCACCAACGCCGAGCAGGCGAGAATAGCCGAAGAAGCTGGAGCCGTTTCCGTCATGGCCCTCCACCGCGTCCCGGCCGACATCAGAAAAGCCGGCGGCGTCGCCAGGATGGCGCCGATAGAGAAGATTCAGGAGATCATGGACGCTGTAACCATTCCGGTGATGGCGAAGGTCAGGATCGGCCACGTTGCCGAGGCAAAGATACTCGAGGCTTTGGGCGTTGACATGATAGACGAGAGCGAGGTCCTAACTCCCTCAGATCCGTACTTCCACATCGACAAGCGTGAGTTCAACGTTCCATTCGTCTGCGGCAACAGGAACCTCGGCGAGGCCGTCAGAAGGATCTGGGAAGGGGCAGCCATGATGAGGACGAAGGGCGAGGCCGGAACCGGAAACATAGTCGAGGCAGTGAGGCACGTCCGCCTCCTCAAGGACAACATAGCCCTCCTCCAGCGCATGACGGACGAGCAGGTCTACGGAGTTGCCGAGAAGTTCGCTGAACCTTACCTCCGGCTTGCCTTCGAGGTGAGGGAAATAAGCGGCCTTCCGAAGAGCGTCCTTGAGAACGAGCCGATCTACGGCCACTACACCTACCGCGACATCGTCGAGGGCCTCTACAAGATACTCCTCGAGATAAAGAAGCTCGGAAGGCTTCCAGTTGTCAACTTTGCCGCCGGAGGCGTTGCCACTCCAGCGGATGCCGCTCTGATGATGCAGATGGGAATGGATGGTGTCTTCGTAGGTTCGGGCATCTTCAAGAGCTCCAACCCGCCGAAGATGGCGAGGGCTATCGTTGAGGCAGTCAACCACTGGGACGAGCCCGATGTTCTCGTCGAGATCAGCAAGGAGATAGGCGAGCCGATGCACGGCCAGGAGATTGAGGAGCTCGAAGTCCGCCTCGAAGAGAGGGGAGTCTGA
- the yjjX gene encoding inosine/xanthosine triphosphatase — MKVAVGSTNPAKVEAVREVFREIYGEVEVVPVEVDSGVPDQPVGLEETVKGAINRATRAIAKTEADFGVGIEAGLYPVPETITGYMDVQFCAVVDSEGRITLGHGPGFEYPPGVVGRVFGEGVEVGIAMGELVNDPELKRKIGAIGVLTHGRLVRKELNKLAVLMALVPRLNPEWYNL; from the coding sequence ATGAAAGTCGCCGTTGGCTCAACGAATCCTGCCAAAGTTGAGGCAGTTAGGGAGGTATTTCGAGAGATCTACGGTGAAGTAGAGGTTGTTCCGGTTGAAGTTGACAGCGGAGTCCCAGACCAGCCGGTTGGGCTTGAGGAGACGGTTAAGGGGGCCATCAACAGGGCTACACGGGCCATTGCGAAGACCGAGGCAGACTTTGGAGTGGGCATTGAGGCGGGTCTATACCCTGTTCCAGAAACCATAACCGGCTACATGGACGTCCAGTTCTGCGCTGTGGTTGATAGCGAGGGCAGAATAACCCTCGGCCACGGGCCCGGCTTTGAGTATCCGCCTGGCGTAGTCGGGCGGGTGTTTGGGGAGGGCGTGGAGGTTGGGATAGCGATGGGCGAACTCGTGAACGATCCGGAGCTCAAGCGGAAGATAGGTGCAATCGGCGTTCTAACCCATGGAAGGCTTGTGAGAAAAGAGCTTAACAAGCTGGCTGTATTGATGGCGCTGGTCCCGAGGCTGAACCCCGAGTGGTACAACCTGTGA
- the ileS gene encoding isoleucine--tRNA ligase produces the protein MIREPEFREYVPGKLEEKIERFWQENDTYRKVKELRENGPKYYFLDGPPYVSGAIHLGTAWNKIIKDMVIRFRSMQGYNVRRQPGFDMHGLPIEVKVEQALGLKIKKDIETKVGVDNFIKKCKEFALNNLKVMTEQFKQLGVWMDWDSPYMTIKNEYIESGWFTLKRAWEKGLLEKDKRVLHWCPRCETALAEHEVRGEYKIRKDPSIYVKFPVEGKDNEYLLIWTTTPWTLPANLAVAAHPEYEYAKVKVETEKGEEYWIMAKALVERVLNEAGVKGEIVEEFKGEELEGIRYIHVLMDEYPVQREFHEKYEWAHRVILSEHVTLEDGTGLVHTAPGHGEEDFEVGKKYGLPIYSPVDDEGRYTEGKWKGVYVKEADPEIIEYLKEKGYLVKAGEIEHKYPHCWRCKTPLIFRATDQWFLKVSKVKDKIIAENDEKVTWYPDWVKVRYDNGVMNSGDWVISRQRYWGIPLPIWQAEDGEIYVVGSFKELVEKSVALEINGERIELPESYEEKLKVIEDKLGPEDLHRPYVDAFIIKVNGKEMRRVKDVVDVWFDSGIASWASLDYPREEELFEKLWPADFIVEGEDQVTKWFYSQQAASVIAFDTVPYRKVAMHGYVLDEKGDKMSKSLGNIIRPEEVVQKEGRDPFRFYMLWATNPWENLRFSWKGLAQVKRMLNILWNVYVLSATYMSLDSFDPTKLNPEELPFREEDRWILSRVNSLIGEVTEGIETFRLTRATRAIYNFVVEDLSRWYIRLIRKRMWVEGDDPDKLAAYYTVWKVFDVLLRLMAPFTPYIAEEIYQNLLRPFVGAESVHMLDWPKADENAIDEELEREMEYVRRIVEAGSSARQRAKIKLRYPVRRIVVETEDETVKKAVERLNRLLKDQLNAKEVVVGKVERELIIKPNFAKVGPEFKGDARLVTQWISEHGKELYEKGEMDVEIEGKTFHLTREHLTIEEKLPDFLVAEDFEGGRVFVDKTLTRKLLAEGLAREFVRRIQEMRKRLDLDVNDRIVVTIETTDENRELLQENLDYIMRETRAVEVRFEEAKGYVVEWPEVQAKIGIERV, from the coding sequence ATGATTAGAGAGCCCGAGTTTAGAGAATACGTCCCAGGAAAGCTTGAAGAAAAGATAGAGCGCTTTTGGCAGGAGAACGACACCTACAGAAAGGTAAAGGAGCTCAGGGAAAACGGCCCGAAGTACTACTTCCTCGACGGGCCTCCATATGTGAGCGGCGCCATACACCTCGGTACCGCCTGGAACAAGATCATCAAGGACATGGTGATAAGGTTCAGGAGCATGCAGGGCTACAACGTGAGAAGGCAACCTGGCTTCGACATGCACGGCCTTCCGATAGAGGTAAAGGTCGAGCAGGCCCTTGGACTCAAGATAAAGAAGGACATAGAGACCAAGGTGGGTGTTGACAACTTCATCAAGAAGTGCAAGGAGTTCGCCCTCAACAACCTCAAGGTCATGACCGAGCAGTTCAAGCAGCTCGGCGTCTGGATGGACTGGGACAGCCCGTACATGACGATAAAGAACGAGTACATCGAATCGGGCTGGTTTACCCTAAAGCGGGCCTGGGAGAAGGGTCTCCTCGAGAAGGACAAGAGGGTTCTACACTGGTGCCCGCGCTGTGAAACGGCCCTGGCGGAGCATGAGGTTCGCGGTGAGTACAAGATAAGGAAGGACCCGAGCATCTACGTCAAGTTCCCGGTCGAGGGCAAGGACAACGAATACCTGCTCATCTGGACAACAACACCATGGACTCTGCCTGCCAACCTTGCAGTTGCCGCTCATCCCGAATACGAGTACGCGAAGGTTAAGGTGGAGACCGAGAAAGGTGAGGAGTACTGGATAATGGCAAAGGCCCTTGTGGAGAGGGTTCTCAACGAGGCCGGCGTCAAGGGCGAAATCGTCGAGGAGTTCAAGGGAGAGGAGCTGGAGGGAATACGCTACATCCACGTTCTCATGGACGAGTATCCGGTGCAGAGGGAGTTCCACGAGAAGTACGAGTGGGCTCACCGCGTAATCCTCAGCGAGCACGTAACGCTTGAGGACGGTACTGGATTAGTTCACACAGCTCCTGGCCACGGTGAGGAAGACTTTGAGGTCGGCAAGAAGTACGGCCTGCCCATCTACAGCCCCGTCGACGACGAGGGCAGGTACACCGAGGGCAAGTGGAAGGGAGTATATGTTAAGGAGGCTGACCCGGAGATAATCGAGTACCTCAAGGAAAAGGGCTACCTCGTTAAAGCAGGCGAGATAGAGCACAAGTATCCGCACTGCTGGCGCTGCAAGACCCCGCTCATATTCCGCGCCACCGACCAGTGGTTCCTCAAGGTGAGCAAGGTCAAGGACAAAATCATAGCCGAGAACGACGAGAAGGTCACCTGGTATCCGGACTGGGTAAAAGTTAGGTACGACAACGGCGTCATGAACAGCGGAGACTGGGTCATAAGCAGGCAGCGCTACTGGGGAATCCCGCTCCCGATATGGCAGGCCGAGGACGGCGAGATATACGTCGTTGGCTCCTTTAAAGAGCTCGTCGAGAAGAGCGTTGCCCTCGAGATAAACGGCGAGAGAATTGAGCTCCCTGAGAGCTATGAAGAGAAGCTGAAGGTGATAGAGGACAAGCTCGGGCCGGAAGACCTCCACAGGCCCTACGTCGATGCATTTATCATAAAGGTCAACGGCAAGGAGATGCGCCGTGTTAAGGACGTCGTGGATGTGTGGTTCGACAGCGGAATAGCGAGCTGGGCCTCCCTCGACTACCCGAGGGAGGAGGAGCTGTTTGAGAAGCTCTGGCCGGCGGACTTCATAGTTGAGGGCGAAGACCAGGTTACCAAGTGGTTCTACTCTCAGCAGGCCGCGAGCGTTATCGCCTTCGACACCGTTCCCTACAGGAAAGTTGCCATGCACGGCTACGTTCTGGACGAGAAGGGCGACAAGATGAGTAAGAGTCTCGGCAACATTATAAGGCCCGAGGAGGTCGTCCAGAAGGAAGGCAGGGATCCCTTCAGGTTCTACATGCTTTGGGCGACGAACCCATGGGAGAACCTGCGCTTCAGCTGGAAGGGTCTGGCGCAGGTCAAGAGGATGCTCAATATCCTGTGGAACGTCTATGTATTGAGCGCCACCTACATGAGCCTGGACAGCTTCGACCCGACGAAGCTCAATCCGGAAGAGCTTCCATTCAGGGAAGAGGACAGGTGGATACTCAGCAGGGTAAACAGCCTCATAGGAGAGGTTACGGAAGGCATAGAGACCTTCAGGCTCACTAGGGCAACGAGGGCCATATACAACTTCGTGGTCGAGGATTTGAGCAGGTGGTACATAAGGCTCATCAGGAAGAGGATGTGGGTCGAGGGAGACGACCCGGACAAGCTCGCCGCATACTACACCGTCTGGAAGGTCTTCGATGTCCTGCTTCGCTTGATGGCACCGTTCACACCCTACATCGCCGAGGAGATATACCAGAACCTCTTAAGGCCCTTTGTTGGAGCCGAGAGCGTCCACATGCTCGACTGGCCGAAGGCGGACGAGAATGCCATCGACGAGGAGCTTGAAAGGGAGATGGAGTACGTCAGGAGGATAGTCGAGGCAGGCTCCTCAGCGAGGCAGAGGGCCAAGATAAAGCTCCGCTATCCGGTGAGGAGGATAGTCGTTGAGACCGAGGACGAGACAGTCAAGAAGGCCGTCGAGAGGCTCAACAGGCTCCTCAAAGACCAGCTCAACGCCAAGGAGGTTGTCGTCGGAAAGGTAGAGCGCGAGCTCATCATAAAGCCGAACTTCGCCAAGGTCGGACCGGAGTTCAAGGGCGACGCAAGGCTCGTAACCCAGTGGATAAGTGAGCACGGCAAAGAGCTATACGAGAAGGGCGAGATGGACGTTGAGATCGAAGGAAAGACCTTCCACCTCACGAGGGAGCACCTGACAATCGAGGAGAAGCTGCCGGACTTCCTCGTCGCTGAGGACTTTGAGGGCGGAAGGGTCTTCGTGGACAAGACGCTCACAAGGAAGCTACTCGCTGAAGGCCTCGCTAGGGAGTTCGTCAGGAGGATACAGGAGATGCGCAAGAGGCTCGACCTCGATGTGAACGACAGGATAGTTGTCACCATAGAGACCACCGACGAGA